The Staphylococcus sp. KG4-3 genome has a window encoding:
- a CDS encoding helix-turn-helix domain-containing protein, whose protein sequence is MIFLISTLSIRNQYTSELTRCINEIVILLPLNKPCKINLNGLTITVTDGIIVNNADLYQMLDVQELLELKIPLPLFIEKDINISKSYFDFNCIHFVEQFRNLVLEIIHRPIQDEFSMNVYISSIIEFLLREARVVLSSIYIPCLNTKHPLVARITKYIHDNICNTLNTKHLSQTFYISQSYISILFANNININFKYYTTSLRIALSLYDLIQNNKSIYEVAIKYQFLNVTTYSKHFKYYIQMPPKKYIYLFKKGYYKSPYKIISNDVPSKSYLDKVQPPTKDTNNSDYSLNLSKLSFNNFFKPMTILIQLDDIYALNHFYESHTMHNDTTTIFPKVNFCILDTHLRRLNTLSAQQIINRIKQLILKGHQLTIKITHLSLRQTQKFSVAKLLAELVNDLNQITLQFDFSYYTYNELLNFIEKVRLKYPLIKIGTTIDSIIKSKNTLSQILHNITSIKADFYYIDLDLNSFYRLMAHKVAQSQTDHNLKQVLLIFISQLGDEYAKKLIITHLTHNSLQDYYNTSSQQTHILLTRFLVELNQSICGFGYPYYTDDNDRIMLFNKYHCPMPIVHIYSFLKAFFKQQVALLPNAIICKTNWHYHILLFSNVEKSSFLVRINHHFIKSFPVFSRLLNKDHGMITNLLPSNIDQKIFGLSYIEQINSANYPLSKLSLHYFKEPLIYKLSQSSLQYIMIAMS, encoded by the coding sequence GTGATATTTTTGATTAGTACACTATCTATTAGAAATCAGTATACATCTGAATTAACAAGGTGCATCAATGAAATTGTTATACTGCTCCCTTTAAATAAACCCTGCAAAATCAATTTAAATGGATTAACTATTACAGTTACTGATGGCATAATTGTTAATAATGCGGATTTATATCAAATGTTAGATGTTCAAGAACTGTTAGAATTAAAAATTCCTTTACCATTATTTATTGAAAAAGATATTAATATTTCAAAATCATATTTCGATTTTAACTGTATCCACTTTGTAGAACAATTTAGAAACCTAGTTCTGGAAATTATACACCGACCTATCCAAGATGAGTTCAGTATGAATGTTTATATATCTAGCATTATTGAATTCTTATTAAGAGAAGCTCGGGTAGTGTTAAGTAGCATCTATATACCTTGTTTAAATACTAAACATCCTTTAGTAGCACGTATTACTAAATATATTCATGATAATATTTGTAACACTTTGAATACAAAACATTTATCTCAAACATTTTATATCTCACAATCGTATATATCTATACTATTTGCTAATAATATCAACATAAATTTTAAATATTATACGACTTCGTTAAGAATTGCTTTATCCCTATATGATCTTATTCAAAATAATAAAAGTATCTACGAAGTCGCTATTAAATATCAATTTTTAAATGTAACAACTTATTCTAAACATTTTAAATATTACATCCAAATGCCCCCTAAAAAGTATATTTACTTATTTAAAAAAGGGTATTATAAATCACCATATAAAATAATCTCAAATGACGTACCTTCAAAAAGTTATTTGGATAAAGTTCAACCACCAACTAAGGACACAAATAACTCTGATTATTCATTAAATCTTTCAAAACTGTCATTTAATAATTTCTTTAAACCCATGACTATTCTTATTCAATTAGATGACATATATGCCTTGAATCATTTTTATGAATCACATACGATGCACAATGATACTACGACGATTTTTCCAAAAGTAAACTTTTGTATATTAGATACACATTTGAGACGATTAAATACATTGAGTGCTCAACAAATCATAAATAGAATAAAACAGTTAATACTAAAGGGGCATCAGTTGACTATTAAAATAACTCACCTATCTTTACGTCAAACTCAGAAGTTTTCGGTTGCTAAATTACTAGCTGAACTAGTAAACGATTTAAATCAAATAACATTACAATTTGATTTTTCTTATTATACTTATAATGAACTTTTAAATTTTATTGAAAAAGTCCGTCTCAAGTATCCGCTTATTAAAATTGGTACGACGATAGATTCTATCATTAAAAGTAAAAATACTTTATCACAAATATTACATAATATTACTTCAATTAAAGCAGATTTTTACTACATTGATTTAGATTTGAATAGTTTTTATAGGTTAATGGCTCATAAGGTAGCTCAGTCACAAACAGACCATAACTTAAAACAAGTACTTTTAATATTTATTAGCCAATTAGGTGATGAGTATGCAAAGAAATTAATTATAACTCATTTGACTCATAATTCTTTACAAGATTACTACAACACATCTAGCCAACAGACACATATTTTATTAACGCGTTTTTTAGTTGAATTAAATCAAAGTATCTGTGGTTTTGGTTACCCATACTATACAGACGATAATGATAGAATCATGCTATTTAATAAATATCATTGCCCGATGCCTATTGTTCATATATATAGCTTTCTCAAAGCTTTTTTCAAACAACAGGTTGCTTTACTCCCAAACGCAATTATATGTAAAACAAATTGGCATTATCATATTTTATTATTTAGTAACGTAGAAAAATCATCTTTTCTAGTTAGAATAAACCACCATTTCATCAAATCATTTCCAGTGTTTTCAAGGCTTTTAAATAAAGATCATGGAATGATTACAAATTTGTTACCTTCAAATATAGATCAAAAAATTTTCGGGTTAAGCTATATAGAACAAATCAATAGCGCTAATTATCCATTATCGAAATTGAGTTTACATTACTTTAAAGAACCTTTGATTTACAAACTATCTCAATCGTCTCTCCAATATATTATGATCGCCATGAGTTAA